A stretch of Roseovarius sp. M141 DNA encodes these proteins:
- the trxA gene encoding thioredoxin, whose translation MATVAVTDDTFDAEVKNSDIPVVVDFWAEWCGPCKQIGPALEELSAEMQGKIKVVKVDVDSNPNSAVAMGVRGIPALFIFKNGEVVSNRSGAAPKAALQSWIEDSI comes from the coding sequence ATGGCCACCGTAGCCGTCACTGACGATACTTTCGACGCCGAAGTGAAGAATTCCGACATCCCCGTCGTGGTCGATTTCTGGGCCGAATGGTGCGGCCCCTGCAAGCAGATCGGACCCGCACTGGAAGAACTGTCAGCCGAAATGCAGGGCAAAATAAAAGTCGTCAAGGTCGACGTCGACAGCAACCCGAACTCGGCCGTTGCGATGGGCGTGCGCGGTATTCCGGCGCTGTTCATCTTCAAGAACGGCGAAGTGGTGTCGAACCGCTCGGGCGCCGCACCCAAGGCCGCCCTCCAAAGCTGGATCGAAGACTCGATCTGA